The following proteins are encoded in a genomic region of Aquifex aeolicus VF5:
- a CDS encoding DUF507 family protein, whose amino-acid sequence MRLPERLVEAIAESIIQKLGKEEGILELEDPATFKKKIISLFKEADREEKELEEKAKAVLRENLEVLERENIDYRTAFLAVKRKLAEEMNINVDRRERLNQIINRIMDLIMKDESVEIYEDPPVIRKKIREIVLGALKIEEEIEKTVRQRIKKYSRDLLEGSPEWQILWKRIYEDELKKRGLA is encoded by the coding sequence ATGAGGCTACCAGAGAGGCTTGTGGAAGCTATTGCGGAATCTATAATTCAAAAACTCGGAAAGGAAGAGGGAATACTGGAGCTCGAAGATCCTGCAACCTTTAAAAAGAAGATAATTTCCCTTTTCAAAGAGGCGGATAGGGAGGAAAAGGAACTGGAGGAAAAGGCTAAAGCAGTCTTGAGGGAAAATTTAGAGGTTCTTGAAAGGGAAAACATAGATTACAGAACTGCTTTTCTCGCAGTAAAGAGAAAACTCGCCGAAGAAATGAACATCAACGTGGATAGAAGGGAAAGGCTGAACCAGATAATCAACAGAATAATGGATTTAATAATGAAAGATGAAAGCGTTGAGATATACGAGGATCCTCCCGTGATAAGAAAGAAGATTAGAGAAATAGTTCTCGGGGCTCTGAAGATAGAAGAAGAGATAGAAAAAACTGTAAGACAGAGGATTAAGAAGTACTCAAGAGACTTGCTGGAAGGCAGTCCTGAGTGGCAGATTTTGTGGAAAAGGATTTACGAGGACGAACTCAAGAAAAGAGGTCTTGCTTAA
- a CDS encoding histidine phosphatase family protein has product MKKIYLIRHAQSEYNEKGIFQGRLDSDLTPLGFVQSRLLVKQFEREKPEVIITSPQRRAYKTALTLSDVLGIDLIVDERIREMSFGVLEGRHFWTMFEENKEMIINWLKDPVKYPLPTQEDIKEFEKRIKEFLEDLKSRKEKVLAVVGHGGTLHGLLCLALGIGLEKMWHIHMDNTGISLLEYDGERFYLKSLNDTCHLLVLD; this is encoded by the coding sequence ATGAAGAAGATATATCTCATAAGGCACGCACAGAGTGAGTATAACGAAAAGGGAATATTTCAGGGAAGACTGGACAGTGATTTAACACCCCTCGGTTTCGTTCAGTCAAGACTTCTTGTAAAACAATTTGAGAGAGAAAAGCCAGAGGTAATAATAACCTCACCCCAGAGGAGGGCTTACAAGACCGCTCTCACCCTCTCCGACGTGCTAGGAATTGACCTGATCGTGGATGAAAGGATTAGGGAGATGTCCTTCGGAGTGCTCGAGGGAAGGCACTTCTGGACTATGTTTGAAGAAAATAAGGAAATGATAATAAACTGGCTCAAGGACCCTGTAAAATATCCTCTCCCAACGCAGGAAGACATAAAGGAGTTTGAAAAGAGGATTAAGGAATTCTTGGAAGATTTAAAAAGTAGAAAAGAGAAGGTTTTAGCGGTCGTAGGGCACGGCGGGACGCTCCACGGACTTCTATGTCTCGCTCTCGGGATAGGGCTTGAAAAGATGTGGCACATCCACATGGACAACACGGGAATATCCCTTCTTGAGTACGATGGAGAAAGGTTTTACTTAAAGAGCCTTAACGATACGTGTCACCTGCTGGTACTTGATTGA
- a CDS encoding prephenate dehydrogenase, translated as MQNVLIVGVGFMGGSFAKSLRRSGFKGKIYGYDINPESISKAVDLGIIDEGTTSIAKVEDFSPDFVMLSSPVRTFREIAKKLSYILSEDATVTDQGSVKGKLVYDLENILGKRFVGGHPIAGTEKSGVEYSLDNLYEGKKVILTPTKKTDKKRLKLVKRVWEDVGGVVEYMSPELHDYVFGVVSHLPHAVAFALVDTLIHMSTPEVDLFKYPGGGFKDFTRIAKSDPIMWRDIFLENKENVMKAIEGFEKSLNHLKELIVREAEEELVEYLKEVKIKRMEID; from the coding sequence ATGCAAAACGTCCTCATAGTAGGCGTGGGCTTTATGGGCGGCTCCTTCGCAAAGTCACTTCGCAGGAGCGGGTTTAAGGGAAAAATATACGGGTACGACATAAATCCCGAAAGCATAAGTAAAGCGGTTGACCTCGGAATAATAGACGAGGGAACAACGAGTATAGCGAAGGTTGAAGACTTTTCTCCGGATTTTGTGATGCTCTCTAGCCCCGTTAGAACTTTCAGAGAAATAGCTAAGAAACTGAGTTATATCTTGAGCGAGGACGCTACCGTCACGGATCAGGGAAGCGTTAAGGGGAAACTCGTTTACGATCTTGAGAACATACTTGGAAAAAGGTTTGTTGGAGGGCACCCGATAGCAGGAACGGAGAAATCTGGGGTTGAATACAGTTTAGATAACCTTTATGAAGGGAAAAAGGTAATACTCACACCTACTAAAAAAACGGATAAAAAGCGTTTAAAACTCGTAAAAAGGGTTTGGGAAGATGTTGGTGGAGTGGTTGAGTACATGAGTCCTGAACTTCACGACTACGTGTTTGGTGTTGTTTCTCACCTTCCCCATGCCGTTGCCTTTGCACTCGTTGATACCTTAATCCACATGTCAACGCCGGAAGTTGATTTATTTAAATACCCCGGAGGAGGTTTTAAGGACTTCACGAGGATTGCAAAGAGCGACCCCATTATGTGGAGAGACATATTTCTGGAAAACAAGGAGAACGTCATGAAGGCGATAGAGGGTTTTGAAAAATCTTTAAATCACTTAAAGGAACTCATAGTAAGGGAAGCGGAAGAAGAGCTCGTGGAGTATTTGAAGGAAGTAAAGATTAAGAGAATGGAGATAGATTGA
- the exbB gene encoding TonB-system energizer ExbB, which yields MEEIKELIDYGIMGTLLFMSFVALAVGIERYLSIRSTKVENFKSKAQLEKELTKRLYIIATVASNAPYVGLLGTVLGILLTFYIIGEKGIVNTKEIMVGLALALKATALGLIVAIPSTILYNFLVRKVREKLLDWEAIHGECSSSHE from the coding sequence ATGGAAGAGATAAAAGAACTTATAGACTATGGGATAATGGGAACGCTCCTTTTTATGAGCTTCGTAGCCCTCGCCGTGGGAATAGAGAGGTACTTATCTATAAGGTCCACAAAAGTAGAAAACTTCAAAAGTAAGGCTCAGCTTGAAAAGGAACTTACAAAAAGGCTTTACATTATTGCCACTGTAGCGTCAAACGCCCCTTACGTGGGACTTCTCGGAACTGTTCTGGGAATCCTTCTTACCTTTTACATCATAGGAGAAAAGGGGATTGTGAACACTAAAGAGATAATGGTCGGACTTGCCCTTGCCTTAAAAGCTACGGCTCTTGGACTCATCGTTGCAATTCCATCAACCATTCTTTACAACTTTCTGGTGAGAAAGGTAAGGGAGAAGCTCCTGGACTGGGAGGCTATTCACGGAGAGTGTTCTTCAAGCCATGAGTAA
- a CDS encoding RluA family pseudouridine synthase, with product MKISEVLEFKVEGEEERLDKFLARAYPDFSRSYIKKLVKEGLVYVNGEEVRKPSRKLREGERVILHVPEPEPLDVKPENIPINIIYEDEDIAVVEKPCGLVVHPSPGYTSGTLVNALLYHIKDLSSIGGVERPGIVHRLDKETAGVMVIAKNNTAHRNLVRQFQERKTEKFYKVLVKGLVKKDYGAIDTPIARHPVDRKRFWVRKEGKEALTEYWVLKRYEKYEITLLKVKIHTGRTHQIRVHFASIGHPVLGDRTYGFKSSSVPKELLSLMGECNMLIAYHLGFYHPTKGEWMVFEIEEPETFKSVYSWLEEHSP from the coding sequence ATGAAGATATCTGAGGTTCTGGAGTTCAAGGTTGAGGGTGAGGAAGAGAGACTGGATAAGTTCCTTGCCCGGGCTTATCCCGATTTTTCACGAAGTTATATAAAGAAACTCGTAAAGGAAGGACTCGTTTACGTAAACGGAGAAGAAGTAAGAAAACCCTCGAGAAAACTCAGAGAAGGGGAAAGGGTAATACTCCACGTTCCCGAGCCAGAACCTTTAGACGTAAAACCCGAAAACATACCCATAAACATCATTTACGAAGACGAAGACATAGCGGTCGTAGAAAAACCCTGCGGTTTGGTGGTTCACCCCTCTCCCGGGTACACTTCTGGAACGCTCGTTAACGCCCTCCTTTACCACATAAAGGACCTCTCATCAATAGGAGGGGTTGAAAGACCCGGAATAGTCCACAGGCTGGACAAGGAAACTGCGGGAGTAATGGTAATCGCCAAAAACAACACCGCACACAGAAATCTCGTAAGGCAGTTTCAGGAGAGAAAAACGGAAAAGTTTTACAAGGTTCTCGTAAAAGGTCTCGTGAAAAAGGACTACGGAGCGATAGACACACCCATAGCACGTCACCCCGTTGACAGAAAACGCTTCTGGGTGAGGAAAGAGGGAAAGGAAGCCCTTACAGAGTACTGGGTATTGAAAAGGTACGAAAAGTATGAGATAACACTGCTTAAAGTAAAAATACACACGGGAAGGACACACCAGATAAGGGTTCACTTCGCCTCAATAGGACATCCCGTTCTGGGAGACAGAACTTACGGCTTTAAAAGTAGTTCGGTTCCAAAGGAGCTACTTTCCCTTATGGGAGAGTGTAATATGCTTATCGCATACCACCTCGGCTTTTACCACCCAACTAAAGGGGAGTGGATGGTATTCGAGATAGAAGAGCCCGAAACCTTCAAAAGTGTTTACTCATGGCTTGAAGAACACTCTCCGTGA
- a CDS encoding dephospho-CoA kinase, translating into MKYDWTKYKTKILELKEIFKNKTEGINVDVDVVTPEDPDFDPKMQLPYIRVRYYVEDDHAHERKIELFEHLIKKDIDEIVREVEFFIQEFESEIDASEYGGG; encoded by the coding sequence GTGAAGTACGACTGGACAAAGTACAAAACAAAGATTTTAGAGTTGAAGGAAATCTTTAAGAATAAAACGGAAGGGATAAATGTAGATGTAGACGTTGTGACTCCCGAAGATCCCGATTTCGATCCTAAAATGCAACTCCCCTACATAAGGGTGAGGTACTACGTAGAAGATGACCATGCTCACGAAAGAAAAATAGAGCTCTTTGAACACCTTATTAAAAAGGATATCGATGAGATTGTAAGGGAAGTGGAGTTCTTTATTCAGGAGTTTGAGTCTGAGATTGACGCTTCTGAGTACGGTGGTGGATAA
- a CDS encoding family 1 encapsulin nanocompartment shell protein has translation MEFLQRDQAPLTAEEWEQIDKTAYEVFKSTVVCRKFMPVVGPFGAGHQVVSYDVLYGVEPGVCEVKPGQEYKVCEPVRTGERKHVPVPTLYKDFVISWRDLEHWRQFNLPVDTTGVAAAASSLAVAEDKLILFGNQEMGIEGFLTAKGTLREELSDWEKVGNAFQDVVKGISRLVEKGFYTNYYLIVNPKRYFLLNRIHDNTGLLELEQIKKVVKEVYQTPIIPEDIVLLVSASPANFDLAIALDVNVAFVETSNMNHTFRVMEMVVPRIKRPEAILIFSS, from the coding sequence ATGGAATTTCTTCAGAGAGACCAAGCACCGCTCACGGCGGAGGAGTGGGAACAGATAGACAAAACCGCTTATGAAGTCTTCAAAAGCACCGTAGTGTGCAGAAAGTTTATGCCCGTTGTGGGTCCCTTTGGAGCGGGACATCAGGTAGTGTCATACGACGTCCTTTACGGGGTAGAACCGGGGGTTTGCGAAGTAAAACCGGGACAGGAGTACAAGGTTTGCGAACCCGTGAGAACCGGTGAGAGGAAACACGTCCCAGTTCCCACACTCTACAAGGACTTTGTCATTTCCTGGAGGGATTTGGAGCACTGGAGGCAGTTTAACCTACCCGTGGACACGACGGGCGTTGCCGCAGCAGCGAGTTCTCTGGCGGTAGCGGAAGACAAGCTCATACTCTTCGGAAATCAGGAAATGGGCATAGAGGGATTCCTCACGGCAAAGGGAACGCTCAGGGAAGAACTCTCCGACTGGGAAAAAGTGGGAAATGCTTTTCAGGACGTCGTGAAGGGAATATCAAGACTCGTTGAGAAGGGCTTTTACACCAATTATTACTTAATCGTTAATCCGAAGAGATACTTCCTCCTCAACAGAATTCACGACAACACGGGACTTTTAGAGCTTGAACAAATTAAAAAGGTAGTAAAGGAAGTTTACCAGACTCCCATAATTCCCGAAGATATTGTTCTTCTCGTATCCGCATCTCCGGCGAACTTCGACCTTGCGATCGCACTTGACGTAAACGTTGCCTTTGTGGAAACCTCAAACATGAACCACACCTTCCGCGTAATGGAAATGGTAGTTCCCAGAATAAAGAGACCTGAAGCGATCCTCATCTTCTCCTCCTAA
- a CDS encoding M23 family metallopeptidase, whose amino-acid sequence MKKKLIGILLVLVVIVALGFYFLVLTKPRVLNVEEFSSIPRKKIVRLKIEHADKAQLLRVLILQNGKEYVVYEGKPMPEVLLEIHPKKLGLKEGEAEVVIELSRFYFLKEKYSIRSHIDYTPPLVNVVFSPYAVMNGGSGAVRVSVSEESDLKLSVKDLIFPFYKIAGNTYFSLFGVPIDFSPSDSIKIIAKDKVGNESVVLVPVRIRQKHYPVYKIELKGREKVLIPKLSSLLGEEINKSNFIQAFKKVNEDLRRENEEKISEIGKKSEERIYWSGKFLQLKNSKVVSLYGEKRIYTYGGKQISTSYHWGYDLASVKNSPVEASNSGRVVFTGFLGIYGNTVIIDHGYGLMSIYSHLAEFRVKEGDIVKKGQIIGVTDTTGLAFGDHLHFGIMINGLPVNPIEWWDKKWIKNNILPAIQSSTSR is encoded by the coding sequence ATGAAAAAGAAGCTTATCGGGATTCTATTGGTTTTAGTAGTTATAGTAGCCTTAGGGTTTTACTTCCTCGTCTTGACCAAACCCAGAGTTTTGAACGTTGAAGAATTCTCATCAATCCCGAGGAAGAAAATTGTAAGACTCAAGATAGAACACGCTGATAAAGCTCAATTACTACGAGTTTTAATTCTCCAGAACGGGAAAGAGTATGTGGTATACGAAGGGAAACCTATGCCTGAAGTTCTACTGGAGATACATCCCAAAAAGCTTGGTTTAAAGGAAGGAGAGGCAGAGGTAGTTATAGAACTCTCAAGATTTTACTTTTTGAAAGAAAAGTATTCAATACGTTCCCATATAGATTACACACCTCCTCTCGTGAACGTAGTATTTTCCCCTTACGCGGTTATGAACGGAGGAAGCGGAGCTGTTAGAGTAAGTGTAAGTGAAGAATCGGATTTAAAACTGAGCGTTAAGGACTTAATATTTCCTTTTTACAAGATAGCTGGAAACACTTACTTTTCTTTATTCGGAGTTCCCATAGATTTTTCTCCTTCAGATTCAATTAAGATTATCGCTAAAGACAAGGTAGGCAACGAAAGTGTGGTTCTTGTTCCCGTGAGAATAAGACAAAAGCACTATCCCGTTTATAAGATTGAACTAAAAGGAAGGGAAAAGGTTTTAATACCTAAACTTTCAAGTTTACTAGGTGAGGAGATAAATAAAAGTAACTTCATCCAAGCTTTTAAGAAGGTCAATGAAGATTTAAGAAGGGAAAATGAAGAAAAAATTTCGGAAATTGGAAAGAAATCTGAAGAAAGAATTTACTGGAGCGGCAAGTTTTTGCAGTTAAAAAACAGCAAGGTAGTTTCCCTTTATGGAGAAAAAAGGATATATACCTACGGGGGAAAGCAAATAAGCACGAGCTACCACTGGGGTTACGACTTAGCATCGGTTAAAAATTCACCTGTGGAAGCTTCAAATTCAGGAAGGGTTGTATTCACAGGATTTTTGGGGATTTACGGCAATACTGTAATAATAGACCACGGGTACGGTCTCATGAGTATATACTCTCACCTTGCGGAATTTAGAGTAAAGGAAGGTGATATAGTGAAAAAGGGACAGATTATAGGCGTAACGGATACCACAGGACTAGCTTTCGGGGATCACCTTCACTTCGGTATTATGATTAACGGACTTCCCGTAAATCCGATAGAGTGGTGGGATAAGAAGTGGATAAAGAACAACATACTGCCGGCGATTCAATCAAGTACCAGCAGGTGA
- a CDS encoding M23 family metallopeptidase has translation MKKALLLSLFLLFLPLSFGKLSNLFLEPDIFEKEEVEVISPKIEIPRELTDFLKYVKLPEESRPSIWPIVGVVTSQYGWRRRGRYKEFHAGIDIAAPTGTPVVATADGVVIFSGWVRGYGYVIVIYHGYGYTTVYAHLSGREGYKGDLVAKGSVIGYIGSTGRATGPHLHYEVLKYGIRQNPILYLP, from the coding sequence ATGAAGAAGGCTCTACTACTTAGTCTCTTCCTCCTTTTCCTCCCTCTATCTTTCGGAAAACTCTCCAACTTATTCTTAGAGCCGGATATCTTTGAAAAAGAAGAGGTAGAAGTTATCTCTCCCAAAATAGAAATTCCGAGAGAACTGACTGATTTTCTCAAGTATGTTAAGCTTCCCGAAGAGTCAAGACCCAGTATATGGCCAATAGTGGGAGTAGTGACTTCTCAGTATGGCTGGAGAAGGAGAGGGCGGTACAAGGAATTCCACGCAGGTATAGATATAGCAGCTCCCACGGGAACACCTGTCGTTGCTACTGCGGACGGAGTTGTGATTTTCAGTGGCTGGGTAAGGGGGTATGGCTACGTAATAGTCATTTACCACGGATATGGCTACACTACGGTTTACGCTCACCTCTCGGGCAGGGAAGGTTATAAGGGTGATTTAGTGGCTAAGGGTAGCGTTATTGGTTACATAGGGAGCACGGGAAGGGCAACGGGACCCCATCTACACTACGAAGTACTCAAATATGGCATAAGACAAAACCCGATACTTTACTTGCCTTAA
- a CDS encoding UDP-N-acetylmuramoyl-L-alanyl-D-glutamate--2,6-diaminopimelate ligase: protein MDLSFILKRVKGITLNSKEVKKGYLFFAIKGTRFDGHNFIREAEERGAYAVVVERPVSSKVPVIIVEDTRKALGKSAHEFFGKPSERLNVIGITGTNGKTTTTHLIEKILLEAGEKTGLIGTIYYRLGEKILGSGRTTPDQITWHRTLKEFYELGAKNVVAEISSHALDQYRVYPTRFEAVLFTNLSQDHLDYHKTMEDYFASKAKLFTEYESKVKIINADDTYGKRLLKITHGEIITYGKKGDLKILNFRTDFRGSALRIAFKGKEYEFSTNLIGDFQAYNLSAAIAYALWKGIEPDLIQRALKCVNVPGRFEVVHSDKFTVIIDYAHTPDAVENVLRTARKLSKGKLISVFGAGGNRDREKRPLMGKAAEKYSDLIILTSDNPRDEEPEKIIEDILDGISEKDKVIIEADRRKAIKKAIDMAKEGDMVAILGKGHEDYQEIKGVKYPFSDAQVVKEILGGDGCIGKD, encoded by the coding sequence ATGGATCTGAGCTTTATACTGAAACGTGTAAAAGGAATAACTTTAAACTCAAAGGAAGTAAAGAAAGGTTACCTTTTCTTCGCCATAAAGGGAACAAGGTTTGACGGTCATAACTTTATAAGGGAAGCGGAAGAAAGAGGGGCTTACGCGGTAGTCGTTGAAAGACCTGTAAGTTCTAAAGTTCCTGTGATAATCGTTGAGGATACGAGAAAAGCCCTCGGCAAATCGGCTCACGAATTTTTCGGTAAACCCTCCGAAAGGCTAAACGTAATAGGAATTACAGGAACAAACGGAAAGACCACTACCACACACCTAATAGAGAAAATACTTCTGGAAGCAGGAGAAAAGACAGGACTGATTGGAACAATTTATTACAGGCTCGGAGAAAAAATTTTAGGAAGCGGCAGAACTACTCCTGATCAGATAACCTGGCACAGGACTTTAAAGGAATTTTACGAACTCGGGGCAAAGAACGTAGTTGCCGAAATCTCTTCCCACGCCCTTGATCAGTACAGAGTTTATCCCACAAGGTTTGAAGCGGTCCTTTTCACAAACCTCTCTCAGGATCACTTAGATTATCACAAAACAATGGAGGATTACTTTGCGTCGAAGGCAAAGCTCTTTACGGAGTACGAATCAAAGGTAAAGATAATAAACGCAGATGACACCTATGGAAAAAGATTGCTGAAAATTACACACGGGGAAATTATAACTTATGGCAAGAAGGGAGACTTGAAAATTCTGAACTTCCGAACGGACTTTAGGGGAAGTGCGTTAAGGATTGCCTTTAAAGGAAAAGAGTACGAATTTAGCACAAACTTAATAGGAGATTTTCAGGCTTACAACCTCTCCGCGGCTATAGCTTACGCCCTGTGGAAAGGTATAGAACCGGACCTTATTCAAAGAGCCTTAAAGTGCGTAAACGTTCCCGGAAGGTTTGAAGTTGTACATTCGGATAAATTTACCGTCATAATTGATTACGCTCACACGCCCGACGCCGTTGAAAACGTCCTGAGAACCGCACGGAAATTAAGTAAAGGAAAACTCATATCTGTTTTCGGAGCAGGAGGAAACAGGGACAGAGAAAAGAGACCGCTCATGGGAAAGGCGGCGGAGAAGTACAGCGACTTAATAATCCTTACCTCGGACAATCCTCGGGATGAAGAGCCGGAAAAAATTATAGAGGATATCCTTGATGGAATAAGTGAAAAGGACAAAGTAATAATTGAAGCGGACAGGAGGAAAGCAATAAAAAAGGCTATAGATATGGCAAAAGAAGGTGACATGGTAGCCATTCTCGGAAAGGGACACGAGGACTATCAGGAAATAAAAGGTGTAAAATATCCTTTCAGTGACGCTCAAGTTGTTAAAGAAATCCTCGGAGGTGATGGTTGTATAGGGAAGGATTAA
- a CDS encoding bis-aminopropyl spermidine synthase family protein: MNILERIAKEVQEETKVRLHARNVERVLQALLKTGDFWKIVDYSDLPVPAASGIIKKFLDEGIVFIDENENILFTQKGLDLVKELGIEPFEEHKCRACEGRGIPFYDDKELYRTFVEIAKDRPKPVQQYDQGSVTPETTVSRVLFLDSRGDLRGKEIIVMGAEDDLTGLAIALTRKAKRVLIIDIDERLIDFDNRIIKELGIDNAEAMVWDLRNPYTEDFLGKFDVFITDPPETFAAFRAFIGRGIATLKDAGCAGYFGLTLRDSSIFRWKEFQEILINEYGVVITDIIQDFNDYMNWEYHPETRAAQIAPVKKNPTDIWYRSAWYRIETLPGFKRWNEPISDEVFYLDEEGSTT; the protein is encoded by the coding sequence TTGAACATACTGGAGAGGATAGCCAAGGAAGTTCAGGAGGAGACGAAGGTAAGGCTTCACGCGAGGAACGTAGAGAGAGTTCTTCAGGCACTTTTAAAGACGGGAGATTTCTGGAAGATAGTTGATTACTCAGACCTGCCTGTTCCTGCGGCATCGGGGATTATCAAAAAGTTTTTAGACGAAGGAATTGTGTTTATTGATGAAAACGAAAACATCCTCTTTACCCAGAAGGGGCTTGACTTAGTAAAGGAGCTCGGGATTGAACCCTTTGAAGAGCACAAGTGCAGGGCTTGTGAAGGAAGGGGAATACCCTTCTACGACGATAAAGAACTTTACAGAACTTTCGTTGAGATAGCCAAAGACAGACCAAAACCCGTTCAGCAGTACGACCAGGGAAGCGTTACTCCCGAAACTACTGTATCCAGAGTACTCTTTTTAGATAGCAGGGGAGACCTCAGGGGTAAGGAAATTATCGTAATGGGAGCGGAAGACGACCTCACTGGACTCGCAATAGCCCTCACGAGAAAGGCAAAAAGGGTTCTGATAATAGACATAGACGAGAGATTGATAGACTTTGATAACAGAATTATAAAGGAACTCGGAATAGACAACGCGGAAGCCATGGTGTGGGATCTTAGAAACCCCTATACTGAAGACTTTTTAGGGAAGTTTGACGTATTTATAACAGATCCCCCCGAAACTTTCGCAGCGTTTAGGGCGTTTATAGGAAGGGGAATAGCCACGCTCAAGGACGCGGGGTGTGCGGGCTACTTTGGACTCACTTTAAGAGACAGTTCCATATTCAGGTGGAAGGAGTTTCAGGAAATACTCATTAACGAGTACGGAGTTGTTATAACCGACATAATTCAGGACTTCAACGATTACATGAACTGGGAATACCACCCCGAAACTAGAGCAGCCCAGATAGCACCTGTAAAGAAGAATCCCACGGACATATGGTATCGCTCCGCTTGGTACAGGATAGAAACGCTTCCCGGGTTCAAACGCTGGAACGAACCTATATCCGATGAGGTGTTCTACTTAGATGAAGAAGGCTCTACTACTTAG
- the tyrS gene encoding tyrosine--tRNA ligase yields the protein MTPEEQLRIIKEGTVEIIEEEELLKKLKEGRPLRVKAGFDPTAPDLHLGHVVLLQKLRQFQQLGHEVFFIIGDFTAMIGDPTGRSQTRPPLSREQVLENAKTYEHQVFKVLIPEKTTVVFNSTWLEELGTKGLIELCAKYTVARMLEREDFSKRFKEGIPIYIHEFIYPLLQAYDSVAIKADVEIGGTDQKFNLLIGRDIQREYGQEPQVCITLPLLVGTDGVRKMSKSYGNYVGITEDPKTMFAKIMSIPDEIMWDWFLLLTDYNKEEIEKMRREMHPMEAKKLLAFTIVKRFHSEEEARKAKEWWEKTFSQREFPEDAPLVKLNEKKLRAVDFLVKIGAVKSKNEARRVIQGGGLKINGEKVTDPNTEIEINGELKVKVGKKKFYRVVSG from the coding sequence ATGACACCCGAGGAACAACTCAGGATAATAAAGGAAGGCACGGTAGAAATTATAGAAGAAGAAGAACTCCTGAAGAAGTTAAAAGAAGGAAGACCTTTGAGGGTAAAGGCGGGCTTTGACCCCACCGCTCCGGACCTTCACCTGGGGCACGTCGTACTGCTTCAAAAGCTAAGGCAGTTTCAGCAACTGGGACACGAGGTTTTCTTCATAATCGGAGACTTTACCGCCATGATAGGGGATCCGACGGGAAGGAGTCAGACGAGACCACCCCTTTCCAGAGAACAGGTTCTTGAAAACGCAAAGACCTATGAACATCAGGTGTTTAAAGTTTTAATCCCAGAAAAGACAACCGTCGTTTTTAACTCCACTTGGCTGGAGGAACTGGGAACCAAGGGACTCATAGAACTCTGTGCAAAGTACACCGTGGCGAGAATGCTCGAGAGGGAAGACTTCTCCAAACGTTTCAAGGAAGGAATTCCCATATACATCCACGAGTTTATATATCCGCTCCTTCAGGCTTACGACTCTGTTGCAATAAAGGCTGACGTTGAGATAGGCGGAACGGATCAAAAGTTTAACCTACTCATAGGTAGAGACATACAGAGGGAGTACGGGCAGGAGCCTCAGGTGTGCATAACGCTTCCACTGCTCGTGGGAACGGACGGCGTAAGGAAGATGTCAAAATCTTACGGGAACTATGTGGGAATAACGGAAGATCCGAAAACTATGTTTGCGAAGATAATGTCCATTCCCGATGAAATTATGTGGGACTGGTTCCTGCTTTTGACGGATTACAATAAGGAAGAGATAGAGAAAATGAGAAGGGAGATGCACCCCATGGAGGCAAAAAAACTCCTCGCCTTTACTATAGTCAAGCGCTTTCACTCGGAAGAAGAAGCCAGAAAGGCAAAGGAGTGGTGGGAAAAGACCTTCTCTCAGAGGGAGTTTCCAGAAGACGCACCTCTTGTAAAACTAAATGAGAAAAAGTTAAGAGCCGTAGATTTCCTCGTAAAAATAGGAGCGGTAAAATCAAAGAACGAAGCCAGAAGAGTAATACAGGGCGGAGGTCTTAAAATAAACGGAGAAAAGGTCACTGATCCAAACACGGAAATAGAGATAAACGGAGAGCTGAAGGTAAAAGTGGGCAAAAAGAAGTTTTACAGAGTTGTTAGCGGTTAA